tttttttttgagacggagtctcactgtgtctcccaggctggagtgcagtggcgcgatctcggctcactgcaagctccgccccccgggttcatgccattctcccgcctcagcctcccaagtagctgggactacaggcgcccgctaccgcgcccggctagttttttgtatttttagtagagacggggtttcaccatgttagccaggatagtctcgatctcctgaccttgtgatccacccgcctcggcctcccaaagtgctgggattacaggcttgagccaccgcgcctggcctttttttgtatttttactagagacggggtttcaccatattagccaggatggtctcaatctcctgacctcgtgatccacccgcctcagcctcccaaagtgctgggattacaggcatgagccacccagcttggccttttttgattttttgtagagacaaggtctccctgttttcaggctgatctcaaacacgtggcctcaaacaatcctgccTCAGATTGCaggattgggattacaggcgtaagccaccacacccagccccgcTGTTTCTTGAAAGCAAGGACTCACCCATCTCCCCCGTTTCTTGAAAGCAAGGACTCATGGGATTATCCATGTCCCAAAGCCCAGCACAGGGGCCAACATAgcataagtgctcagtaaacgtTTGCTTAACTGTCAAGCCTCACATCCGAACAACCACAGCTCCCACAACTTGGAAAGCACTTTCACATCCACTATCTCCTTCTTGCCTCCCAACCAgcggtggggaggggtgggaaggCCATCAATTGTATTGACAGAGGAGGAAACGGCGCTCAGAGAGGCAGAGTAACATGTCTAAGATTGCTGCAATCCCAGGAACTGGCAAGGCCATGTTCCAGCCCCTCgctgcccctctgcctcccactccCTGCAAGCCCAAGATCCCTGACCTGGGGATGATGCGCTGTGTGAGGCGGTTGGTGGGGATGGAGAGGGGAACCTGTTGCTGTAGCCTCCGCTGCTCAAACAGGCCTGGGAGGTCATGGGCCCAGATGTGCGTGGATTTCCCTGCAGAAAGGAGGAGAGGCTGGGCCTGGGGTGTTGGTGGGCAGGATGCTGAGGCGCTGGAGCCCCTGCgggccctgcctccctgcctgtcCCACCTTGTACCTGAGAGTGACAGCAGCACGTTGTTCACGCAGTAGAGCCAGGAGCAGCGATGTGAAATCAGCTGGAGGCGACAGAGGGACAGGCGGTCAACACCCCAGGCCCCCCAAGGCCTCTGCCCCCCACAGTCAGCCAGGCCTCACCTTCTCCAGCGTATCCTCATGCAGTTCATGCAGGTTGAGTGTGTAGATGCCTTCCTCGGCCCCCACCACCAGGAATTGGTCTGCCAGTTTGGGCATGGGGTCAGAGGTCAGACACGCCCCTGGCCCAAGCTGAGAGATTCCTTGGGCTCCCACTTCCTCCCTGCCCCCGCCTACCCCGAGTAACAGGGTGAATCCAGGTGACAGCAGCGTGGATCCGCAGGGGGCAGCCGTTGAAGACCTTGGAGAAGCAGGCGCCCATCTGCGAAGGAGGCAAGAGGCTGGCGAGGGAGGGCAGGGGTGGTGGGTGGCGGGGCTGTGGGACTGCAGGGCTTGGGGCAAACACTTACGTGCaccttgggggttggggggagccCGTGGCAGGACGACctctgggagggagggaaggagtcaGGGCTGATGTGACAGCTGTAGCCACCCGTCTCCCCACCCCCTGTAGCACCCTCTCACCTCAGGATCCTCCCGCTGCTTCATGGTGGCCCAGGCCGTGGGCAGCAGTGGGGCGCTGTTGGGGCCTgaaggaggtgggggcagggttccTGCAGGCACAGGCACACTGCAATTTCCTGCTGCAGCCCCCACCCTGGGGCTGCCTCCTGGTCTCCCAAGCCTGGGACTCACCTGGGGGACTGGACAGAGGCTCCTCTGCTGGAGGCTCAGTGGGGAATGGCCCTAGGAACGGGGCCCGCTTGATGGTTCCCATGGCATCTTCTGGGGAGTCCAGCTCCTGGTAGGAGGGGCAGGGCCCAGCCCGGCCATTACCAGGTTGCCCTATAACCATGTCCCACTCCCAGTCGTACCCTCCGCAGTGGCCTGGATCCTAGCTCCAGCCTCCCTCCATGTGGCACCTGGAATTCTGAGGCTGACCGAATGGTCAGGCTCCTGTGGGAGGGAGATGAGGCGTGAGGCATGGTGTGACTGGCACCGAGGCCATCCACCCCTTACCCCTCCCCCAGGTCCACGCCCCTCACCTTTCCTCCAGGGCCTCCTGGACCGACTGCAGCAGGCTCCTGGGCAGTGGGGCAGAGGGGTCAGagatcaacctttttttttttttttttttttttttttttttgagacagagtttagctcttatcacccaggctggagtgcaacggcaagatctcagttcactgcaacctctacctcccaaattctcctgcctcagcctcccgagtaactggaattacaggcatgggccaccatgcccagctaacttttatttatttgagatggagtcttgctctgttgcccaggctggagtgcagtggcgcaatctcagctcactgcaacctccacttcctgggttcaagcgattctcctgccttagcttcctaagtagctgggattacaggcatgtgccaccacaccagctaattttttgtatttttattagagatgggctttcacatgttggccaggctggtctcaaactcctgaccttgtgatccgcccactttggtctaccaaagtgctgggattacaggcataagccaccgcagccagcctaatttttgtgttttaagtagagatggggtttcaccatgttggcaaagctggtctcaaacgcctgacctcaggtgatccacccacctcagcttcccaaagtgctgggattacaggtgtgagccaccgtgcccagcctaatttttgtattttaagtagaaatggggtttcaccatgttggcaaagctggtctcaaactcctgacctcaggcgatccacccacctcagcctcctaaagtgctgggattctaggcgtgagccaccgtgccgggtcAGAGGTCAGTCTTTCTGCCGCCCCTGCCGCCCCCTGCAGCTTCCCCATCCCTCACTTACCCACTGAGCTCTTCCTTTCCCAGTAGTGTCCACTCTTCCTCCCACTGGGGGAAACCGAGGTAGAGACCAGGGAAAAAGCAGAGATAGACACGATGTGAGAGGGCGGTCAAGAGATTCAGGAGAGGAAAGACAGGCAGGGAAGGTGAGATGGAAACACGCAGGAGATGAGAGACACAGACAATGGAAGGCAGAGCTAAAGACTGTGAAAGAGAGGGCAAGAAacagtgaaggaggaagagacaggCTGGGGGTGAGGAGAGACAGTGACAGAACCGGTGAGGGCAGAGACAGGGAGTCAGATCACTGGGGACACACAGGTGGGAAAACGAGGCTGAGCAGGGTAGGGTGGGGGCTCGGGCACATGACGGCCTCCTTTTGGGAAAGGCAGGGTCTCTGTGCTACCTTCCAGCCACCCACCTAAAAGAACTTGGCCCAGGAAGGAGCCCCTAGCCCTCCAGGTCCCTGGGTAGAACAGGCTTGCTTGGACAGCCCAAGGTCCAAGGCCCGAGGTCACCCAGCTTCAAATCTCCCTTGATTTGAGCTGCTCGGCCTCCATCCGacctccctgccccacctctgGGCACCACCTTCCTCTCAAGGCCTGCCTGCTCACCGGCTCATTCAGTGGGTCAGTTTCCTTCCTGCGTGGGGCGCCAAATTTCACCTGGTGAACTGGGGGGCCCAGAGTACAGGGGTTAAGGAGCTGGAGTCTCAGGATGGACCCCCTACTCTCACACCAAATCCGTGCGCAcacaggccccccaaaatctgcaCACTCACAGCCCCTGCTGCAGACTCACACTGGATCTCTGAAGGGGTCCTCTCGGCCGGGCCGTGCTGCCCCCGGGAGTGAATGGTGTCTGGAAACATGTCATAGGtctaaggaaaaacagaaatagtgTAGACACACCTGGCACGCGCCTCATGCCAGGGCTGCTCTAGGAGCTTCACATGCACCAGTGCGTTTTGCTTTCATGACAGCCCTCTGGGACTatcatgaaataaaatggaacCCCACTTCACAGATAAGAGACCCCACACAGAGAGGTGCCAAAGATcatacaaaaagcaagaaaatggcaCAGTCATGGTCATGGTCAGCTTGGGCTCAAGGGCAGGGATCTATCACGGGGGGTGTAAAACTCAGCATGGGAGCAAAACTCAGCGTGGCAGAGACTCCCCAAGCTGGAATGGTGCCAATGAAAGGAACCTCCACCAACACCGCCCTTGGGCTCCTCCTAAGCGGACCTGCTCGAGACTCACTTTCCAGCCCCCTCACCTACCTCCAGCTCACAGTCCTCAGGGGAGGGGGTCCCTAGATGAGGGTCACTGGCTTTATCCAGCAGCTGTGTGAGAAGGGCCCGAGGGAGCTGCTGGGTTGTGAACGGGTGCTGGAAAGTCGGAGAGGGAGGTGATCAGGTTGGCCCCCGATCCAGGGCCCTGCTTTTGAGCACTGGGCCCCTCTCCCGGCCCCCTGCCTCCCACCTGCAGGAGCTTCTCTGCTGTCGGCCTCTTCTTGGGATTCTTGGTCAGGGCCAATTTGAGGAAGTGATGGAAATTCTGGGTCCTAGTGGGCACAAGAGCCCCCCAGATCCAGGTTAGCCCTCGTGCAGGGTGTCCTGCCAGCCGCCCCATCACCCCTCCAGAGGTATCTGCTGGGCCCGCCCAGGAAGGAGCCAGCTGAGGCCGAGGGCCACTGGCCGAGCAACGCTGCCTTGAGACACAGCGGCTCCTCCACCAACCGTCTGCCCTTCTTTCCTGACCACGCTGGGTCTTCAGCCCACAGAAGGACCAGGCCCCTCACTCAGATGGTCTGTAGTGGCTCAGAGAGGACAGGGCTCTTGGGGTTGCCCCCCGGGAGCTGGCAGAGGCTCCTTGTCCACTACGGGGCTGACAGAAAAGGGGGTCCCGGCAGCAGGGTGCGGCCCTTACCAGCGAGTCTTATCTCTCAGTTTAGGCGGCTGGAAGCTGCTCTTCGACATGAGCATCAGGGCCCTGTGGAGGGCGCGAGGTCAGGGGCCACGGGCAGCAGGTCAAGGGTCAGGTGAGGGGCAAGTGTTGGGCTGACCTCATGGGGTGCAGGTGAAATAGAGGGGGCTGCAGCTCGCCCAGCTCAATGGCGGTGATGCCCAGGGCCCAGACGTCACATAGCTCGTTGTAGCCACCTTTGCGCTCCACGGCAGCCACCTCCGGAGCCATCCTAGAGGTGGGGTCACAGATGGGATGGCCGGGTGCCCCCTCTGTGGCCCCTGCCCCTCTGCCCTAGGCGCAGCCTCACCAGTAGGGAGTCCCAATGAAAGACCTCCTCTTGGCCACAGACGCTGTCAGCTCGCCTGACACCCCAAAGTCAGCTGTGGGAGAAACAGCCACTCTTACCAGCCCTCTGGCTGCCACTCACCCTCCCACGCCCAGGGCTCTGGCTCCGGCTGCACCTGGCAGGGCTCAAATGGGCAGGTGGCCCTGCTTGGTCACAGCTGCCGCAGGCCCTAGGTAAGGCCAGGTCCCTCTCCTGAGAGGCATCAACCACCCTCTATCCCTGACGGAGTGCCTGGTCCCGTGTCAACTCCGTGCGGACCCAACCTCCTCCATTTTCCAGCAGGGAGAGAGTACCGTTCCATCTTCTAagcagggaaactgagactcaagtgGCAAAGTGACTCGCCCAGTGACACCCAACCCTTGAGTCCAGGGTAGCCAGGGAGGGTCCACAGA
This region of Papio anubis isolate 15944 unplaced genomic scaffold, Panubis1.0 scaffold2137, whole genome shotgun sequence genomic DNA includes:
- the MAP4K2 gene encoding mitogen-activated protein kinase kinase kinase kinase 2 (The RefSeq protein aligns at 71% coverage compared to this genomic sequence) → MALLRDVSLQDPRDRFELLQRVGAGTYGDVYKARDTVTSELAAVKIVKLDPGDDISSLQQEITILRECRHPNVVAYIGSYLRNDRLWICMEFCGGGSLQEIYHATGPLEERQIAYVCREALKGLHHLHSQGKIHRDIKGANLLLTLQGDVKLADFGVSGELTASVAKRRSFIGTPYWMAPEVAAVERKGGYNELCDVWALGITAIELGELQPPLFHLHPMRALMLMSKSSFQPPKLRDKTRWTQNFHHFLKLALTKNPKKRPTAEKLLQHPFTTQQLPRALLTQLLDKASDPHLGTPSPEDCELETYDMFPDTIHSRGQHGPAERTPSEIQFHQVKFGAPRRKETDPLNEPWEEEWTLLGKEELSGSLLQSVQEALEERSLTIRSASEFQELDSPEDAMGTIKRAPFLGPFPTEPPAEEPLSSPPGTLPPPPSGPNSAPLLPTAWATMKQREDPERSSCHGLPPTPKVHMGACFSKVFNGCPLRIHAAVTWIHPVTRDQFLVVGAEEGIYTLNLHELHEDTLEKLISHRCSWLYCVNNVLLSLSGKSTHIWAHDLPGLFEQRRLQQQVPLSIPTNRLTQRIIPRRFALSTKIPDTKGCLQCRVVRNPYTGATFLLAALPTSLLLLQWYEPLQKFLLLKNFSSPLPSPAGMLEPLVLDGKELPQVCVGAEGPEGPGCRVLFHVLPLEAGLTPDILIPPEGIPGSAQQVIQVDRDTVLVSFERCVRIVNMQGEPTATLAPELTFDFPIETVVCLQDSVLAFWSHGMQGRSLDTNEVTQEITDETRIFRVLGAHRDIILESIPTDNPQAHSNLYILTGHQSTY